From a single Lytechinus variegatus isolate NC3 chromosome 9, Lvar_3.0, whole genome shotgun sequence genomic region:
- the LOC121421413 gene encoding uncharacterized protein LOC121421413, producing the protein MAEKMEQFLQSCERQATKQRVLQTEAKKQDSEGPIEAVGQGAVRPAETHQDLEDDTCPLRTSTPKKNSNPNQPEALNMRSPSPIPCVKDTLPALPINCREVVEDVAELCPQEEEDADGNEQTEVRSMAGDLQEVDTTNPVGTSKPFASHTPEEIMSSVDWVTDASIANTEEIKKLEDTQRKHRVAAVIQHSKSMTEIELLKNESRCHVENNVMLSRRITALENDKAVASAGIEPWKIPFLELKRNKKEFISSTIIQTKCGGSFQAKFFLNGMIKQRELRLRLVVSDISECTAAESACSKYRCRVQLLHLRDVTVSVQDEQDLPMGECGTEFLTLFPMRKLEEIDSPFVKDGVILINLIFEKI; encoded by the exons ATGGCAGAAAAGATGGAGCAGTTTCTACAGAGCTGTGAGAGGCAAGCCACTAAGCAAAG agtattgcagactgaGGCCAAGAAGCAGGATTCAGAAGGACCTATCGAAGCAGTAGGCCAAGGAGCCGTTCGTCCGGCTGAAACCCACCAAGATCTAGAGGACGACACCTGTCCGCTTCGGACAAGTACCCCGAAGAAGAACAGCAACCCAAATCAACCAGAGGCACTGAACATGAGAAGCCCCAGTCCCATTCCTTGCGTCAAAGACACTCTTCCGGCTTTGCCTATTAACTGTCGGGAGGTTGTAGAGGACGTAGCAGAGCTTTGTCCGCAAGAAGAGGAAGATGCAGATGGGAACGAACAGACTGAGGTACGGTCCATGGCTGGGGACCTTCAAGAGGTGGACACAACCAACCCTGTGGGAACATCAAAGCCATTTGCTAGTCATACCCCCGAAGAGATCATGTCTTCCGTCGATTGGGTGACGGATGCTTCGATAGCTAATACAGAGGAAATTAAAAAGTTAGAAGATACTCAAAGGAAGCATCGGGTAGCAGCTGTAATCCAGCACTCGAAGTCTATGACTGAAATAGAGTTGTTAAAGAATGAAAGTCGATGTCATGTTGAGAACAATGTCATGCTGAGTCGGAGGATTACAGCCCTTGAAAATGATAAGGCAGTAGCATCTGCAGGTATAGAGCCATGGAAGATTCCCTTCTTAGAACTTAAAAGAAATAAGAAGGAATTCATCTCTTCCACAATCATTCAAACTAAATGCGGGGGATCCTTTCAGGCAAAGTTTTTCCTGAACGGGATGATTAAACAGAGGGAATTACGGTTGAGGTTAGTTGTCTCTGATATATCCGAGTGCACTGCTGCGGAATCGGCTTGTAGCAAGTACCGTTGTAGAGTGCAACTCCTGCACCTTCGTGACGTTACTGTTTCCGTTCAGGACGAACAGGATTTACCAATGGGTGAATGTGGCACTGAATTCCTTACATTATTTCCcatgagaaaattagaagagATTGATAGTCCATTTGTGAAGGATGGGGTAATTTTAATCAATCtaatctttgaaaaaatataa